The DNA window TCACCGCGGAGATGGCGTTCATCGCCGCCCGCGAGGGTGTGCCCGCCGAACTGGTGCGCGACGAGGTCGCGCGCGGGCGGGCGGTGATCCCGGCCAACCACAACCATCCCGAGAGCGAGCCGATGGTCATCGGCAAGGCGTTCGCGGTGAAGGTGAACGCGAACATCGGCAACTCGGCGGTGACGAGCTCGATCGCCGAGGAGGTCGACAAGATGGTGTGGGCCACCCGCTGGGGTGCGGACACCATCATGGACCTGTCCACCGGCAAGAACATCCACGAGACCCGCGAGTGGATCATGCGCAACTCCCCGGTGCCGGTCGGCACGGTGCCGATCTACCAGGCGCTGGAGAAGGTCAACGGCGACCCCACCGAGCTGACGTGGGAGATCTACCGCGACACCGTGCTCGAGCAGTGCGAGCAGGGCGTGGACTACATGACCGTGCACGCCGGTGTGCTGCTGCGCTACGTACCGCTGACCGCGAAGCGGGTCACCGGCATCGTCTCGCGCGGCGGGTCCATCATGGCGGCCTGGTGTCTGGCCCATCACCAAGAGTCGTTCCTCTACACCAACTTCGAGGAACTCTGCGACATCTTCGCGCGCTACGACGTCACCTTCTCCCTGGGCGACGGGCTGCGGCCCGGCTCGATCGCCGACGCCAACGACGCCGCGCAGTTCGCCGAGCTGCGCACCCTGGGCGAGCTCACCAAGATCGCGAAATCCCATGGCGCGCAGGTGATGATCGAGGGCCCCGGCCACGTTCCCATGCACAAGATCGTCGAGAACGTGCGCCTGGAAGAGGAGCTGTGCGAGGAGGCCCCGTTCTACACGCTGGGCCCGCTGGCCACCGACATCGCCCCGGCCTACGACCACATCACCTCGGCGATCGGCGCGGCGATCATCGCCCAGGCCGGCACCGCGATGCTGTGCTACGTGACCCCCAAGGAGCACCTGGGCCTGCCGGACCGCAAGGACGTCAAGGACGGCGTGATCGCCTACAAGATCGCCGCGCACTCGGCCGACCTGGCCAAGGGCCATCCGCGCGCCCAGGAGCGCGACGACGCGTTGAGCAAGGCGCGCTTCGAGTTCCGCTGGAACGACCAGTTCGCGCTGTCGCTGGACCCCGACACCGCACGCGAGTACCACGACGAGACGCTGCCGGCCGAACCGGCCAAGACCGCGCACTTCTGCTCGATGTGCGGCCCGAAGTTCTGCTCGATGCGCATCACCCAGGACGTCCGGGACTTCGCCGCCGAGCACGGGCTGGAGACCGAGGAGGATATCGAGGCCATGCTGGCCAACGGCATGGCCGAGAAGTCCCGCGAGTTCGCCGAGCACGGCAAGCGGGTGTATCTGCCGATCACGCAGTGAATTACCTGCCTGTGCCGGCGCCGGGGACGACTCCGCGCCGCGTGCTGACCATCGCCGGATCGGACTCCGGGGGCGGCGCGGGGATTCAGGCCGACCTGCGCACCATCGCACTGCTCGGCGTCCACGCCTGCGTCGCGGTCACCGCAGTCACCGTGCAGAACACATTGGGGGTCAAAGGCTTTCACGCGGTTCCCGGCGACGTCGTCGCCGGCCAGATGGAGGCCGTGGTCACTGACATCGGAATCCAGGCCGCCAAGACCGGGATGCTGGCCTCGGCGGACATCGTCGGCACGGTGGCCGCCACGTGGCGTCGGCTGCAGCCGGCGGTCCCGCTCGTCGTCGACCCGGTGTGCGCCTCCATGCACGGGGACCCGCTCCTGGCGCCGTCCGCGCTGGAATGCCTTCGCGAGCAACTGTTCCCGCTCGCGGCGTTGGTGACCCCGAACCTCGACGAGGTGCGGCTGCTGGTGGGCGTGGACGTGGTGGACGAGCAGTCGCAGCGGGCGGCGGCCACGGCGCTGCATGCGCTGGGCCCGCGATGGGTGCTGGTCAAGGGCGGGCACCTGCGGTCGTCGGGCCACAGCCGCGATCTGCTCTATGACGGCGGGGAATTCCACGCGTTCGACGCCGCGCGGGTGCCCACCGGAAACGACCACGGCGGCGGCGACACGCTGGCGGCCGCGATCGCGTGCGCGCTGGCGCACGGTTTCGCCGTGCCGGAGGCGGTCGCCTTCGGCAAGCGGTGGGTCACCGAATGCCTGCGCGCCGCCTATCCGCTGGGCCGCGGACACGGCCCGGTCTCCCCCTTGTTCCGGCTGTCATGAACCTCGATCCGATCGCGGGCACAGCGCACGAACCGGCCGGGGCCGCGCGCGGCGTCGTCGTGCTCACCCACGGAGCCGGCGGGAACCGGGAATCTGTTCTGCTGCAACAGGTTTGCGACGAGTGGGCGCGGCGCGGCTGGCTGGCGGTGCGCTACGACCTGCCCTACCGCCGGCGCCGGCCCACCGGACCGCCGTCCGGTTCGGCGGCCACCGACCGCGCCGGGATCGTCGAGGCGATCGCGTTGTGCCGCGGCCTGGCCGGGGGTCCCCTGATCGCCGGCGGGCACTCCTACGGCGGCCGGCAGACGTCGATGGTGGTGGCCGCGGGCGAGGCGTCGCCCGTCGACGTCGACCTGCTGACGCTGTTCTCCTACCCGGTGCACCCGCCGGGCAAGCCCGAACGCGCCCGCACCGAACATCTGCCGCAGATCACCGCGCCCACCGTGTTCACCCACGGGGCGTCGGACCCGTTCGGCACCATCGCCGAACTGCGCGCCGCGGCGGCGCTGATCGCCGCGCCGACCGAGGTCGTCGAGATCGCCGGCGCGCGGCACGACCTGCGGTCGAAGACGCTCGACGTGCCCGCGCTCGCGGTCGACGCCGCCCTGCGGCTACTGGCCTGAGCGGCTAGCGCGCCGAACAGTCGGTGGGCAACAGCAGCAGCGCCGGCCACAGGGCCGCCGCCTCGCCGAACGCGGCGATCTGCGCGCCGGCGGGAACGGCTTTTTCCCAAGCGGTTTCGAGTTCGCGGAGGCGGTCGGGATGAACGAAGGCCCAGGCGGCCCCGGTCGCGAGGTAGGGCAGGGCGAGCCACGTGGCCAGCTCGAGCGCGGCGGCCACGCTGACCGGGCGAGCCAGCGCCCGCCGGATTCCGTGGGCGCCCGACGACCGCATGCCCGCCCCTCCTACAGCAGCGGCCGGCCGGCCCGCACCCGGCGCCGCACGTCGGCCAGTAGGACATGGCTGCCGCCCTGCCGCACGAACGGCGGCAGGAAGCGGTTCACCGACGCGACGAGCAGGAACAACCGCTCGAAGCGGCGCTGTTGCGCGTCGCTCCATGAGACGCCGAGCGCGTCGCGGAACACCGGCGCCAGGAACCCGACTGTACCGGTCGATGCTGCTGTTCTACGAGCGCGGCTTCCGCGACACCAGCATGGACGACATCGCGGCCGCGGTCGGCATGCAGCCCTCGGGGCTGTACCGCCACTTCCCCGGCAAGGCCGACATCCTGGCCGCGGCGTATCGCCGCGCGGCGGACCGGCTTTCCGGGGACGTGGTCAGGGTGCTCGGCCGCATCGCCGACCCGCGGCGGGCGCTGGCCGAGTTGATCGACTCCTACGTCACGCGATCGTTGGCGCGCCCCGAGGTCGCCTACGTCTACTACACCGAGCGCCACCACCTGCCCACCTCGGAGTTGCTGATGCTGGACACGATTCAGCAGTCCACCGTCGACGCCTGGGCGCGCCTGGCCACGGCGGTGCGCCCGGAACTGAGCGCGGGGCGGGCACGGTACGCCGTGCACGCCGCCTACGCCGTCACCGTGGACCTGGGCCGGCTGGTCAGGCGCGACAGCGTCGGCTTCGCGCGCTCGGCGGCGCGCCGCCTGACCGAGGTCATCATGCTGGGGCCGAGGAGAAAGGGTTGATCACCAGGCTGCGGCGGCTACTGGCCTACGAGATGAGCGTCGCCGAGTGGCTGGGACTGGCGGTGATCCTGGGGGCCCCGTACCTGATCGTCGGGGCGATCTGGTCGGCGACGCACACCGACCACCTGCGCGGCATGCAGGGCGCCGACCTCGTCGTGTCGTTCCTCGGCTCGATCGTGTCCTGGCCGGTGCTGCTGTTCTCCGACGTCTGCATGACGTAGCGACGCCCGCTCGCCGATTTAGTCAGTCAAGACTGGACAGTTTTGACTGACTAAATTAGCCTTGGCGGCATGGACGGTACCGGCGATTCCGCGGCGGCGGCCGCGCGCGACCTGCGCGTGGTGATCGGCCGGCTGCGGCGCAGGCTGCGCGAGGTCGCGGTCGACGGCGACCTGACGCCGTCCCAGACGGCGGTGCTCATCCGGCTCTGGAAAGAGGGCCCTTCCTCGGCCGGGGTGTTGGCCGGTGCCGAGCGGATCCGGCCCCAGTCGATGGCCGCCATCGTCGCCGCCCTCGGCCGGCGCGGGCTCATCGAGCGGTCCCCGGATCCCGAAGACGGTCGGCGCCAGGTCATCTCGCTGACCGAGGCGGGCCGTGAGCGTGCCGCCAGCGACCGCCAGGCCCGGGAGGAATGGCTGGCGCGCACCATGCAGGAGCGCTACACCGAACGCGAACGCCGCGTCATCCTCGACGCGTTGTCGCTGCTGGAGCGCTTGACCGAGTGATGAAAGGGTTTTAGCAGCAATGGAATTGGGAGTGCATTTCATCGACTTTCTCCCCGGCGACCCCGCGGCCCTGGGGCCCACGCTGGCCGACGCGGCCACGGCCGCCGAGTACGGCGGCGCGACGTTGTTCACCCTGGCCGATCATCTGTTCCAGATGGAGAACGTCGGACGCGCCGACGACCCGTTCCTGGAGGGGTACACCTCCCTGGGCTTTCTGGCCGGCCGTACCTCGACGATCGAGTTGGGGCTGCTGGTCACCGGTGTCACCTACCGCTATCCCGGCCTGCTGGCCAAGGCGGTGACCACCCTGGACGTGCTCTCCGGTGGCCGCTCGCTGCTGGGCCTGGGCGCGGCGTGGTACGACCGCGAACACATCGCCCTGGGCATCCCGTATCCGCCGCTGAGCGCGCGCTTCGAGATGCTGGAGGAGACGTTGCAGATCTGCGCCCAGATGTGGAGCGACGACAACGGGCCCTACGACGGCAAGCATTACCGGCTGGCGGAGACGATCTGTGTACCGCAACCGGTGCGGCGGCCCCCCGTGCTGATCGGCGGCGACGGCGAGCGCAAGACGCTGCGCCTGGTCGCGCAGTACGCCGACGTCTGGAACAGCACGACCAGCGATCCCGGCGAGTTGCAGCACAAGGTCGACGTCTTGCACCGGCACTGCGACGCGGTCGGCAGGGACCCCGCCGAGATCCGCAAGGCGGTCGGCGTGCCGGCCGATCCGTTCGCCGCCCCCGACGAGTACCTGCGGACGGTCGAACGCTACGCCGCGCTCGGCATCGGGATGATCAACGCGGGTCCGCTGCCCGGCAACCCGGACCCGGTCGGCTTCATCCGCCGCCTCGGGGACGAATTGATCCCCCGCCTCGGCGAAATCGGCTGAATCGCTTCGCCATCACTCATCCGGGATAACGGGAGTAACACGCGTCCATGTCGCCGACCACGCCGCCCCGGAACGCGGCGATCGGGATGAAACCCGCCGGCACGCCGGCGCCGTCGGCGTCGCTGGCGACCAGGTGGTTGGTCAGCAAGCCGGCGACCGCCTCGTCGAGATCGCCGGCGGTCAGCAGCAGTTGGTGCTGCGCGGACGGGTCGACGGGCTCGGCCATCCTGCGGTGCACCACGCCGGTCAGGCATGCCGTCCGCAGCGCCGTCCACGGGCTGTGCATCGGCAGGTCGCGTTCGCGCTGCACCGCCAGCGCGTATCGCGACATCACGATCGACAGCGCGGTGTCGTCGCCCTGCGGCAACGCGTGCTGCCGCACGCCTTCGACCTTCGCCATCGAGGCGAGCGCGGGCAGGTCCACCACGATGGTGTTGCTGGCCGGGCAGTAGGACGCCGGCGGGCTCGGCCGCGCGTCGGCGCAGCCGACTGGCCGGTAGGCGTCCGCCGCGATGCGAGTCAGAACGGCGGCGGGTCGTCGTCAGCTGCGGGCGGTGCGGGTCCGAAGTAGATGTGGCTGGCGGATTTTCGGGCCGCGCGGGCTTCGCGGTTTCTTCGGCGTTCGGCCGCCACGCGATAGGCGCGGTCCTGGGGGCGGGTGCGCCGGCGTCTGGGCATCGTCGCGCTGCGGTCGCCGCAGTAGCCCTGGGGTGGGATGTCGATTTCGGGGGCCGGGCAGCCCCCGACCGCGCGCGCCAAACTCGGGAACAGCAACGCGCTGCCCGGGGTGGTGACATAGGTGTGCCCGGACGGGGCGGTCAGGATCAGGGTGCCGTCGGGCAGCTGCTTTTCGGCCCAGCCTAGGAAAGTTTTGACCAGATGGTGAGTTTTGCAGTAACACTTGAGGTTTGCCGCGTGGGTCGGCCCACCCTGGGCATACGGGATGGTGTGGTCGAGCTCGCAGTCAAAGGACGGACGCTCGCAGCCGGGCCAGCGGCACGTCAGGTCCCGGCAGCGCACGAAATCGGCCAACGCCTTCGACGGCACATAGCCCGGCTCGGGGGCGGCGTCCCCGGGATGAACCAGCGGCACGAGTGTGGCCGTCGCCGCGAGTTCGGCCACCAGGTCCGGGCTGATCAAGCCGTCGGCGCACACCTGCGACCCCGGCGCCCCACCGCCGTGCACGGTGGATTGTTCGGCCAGCACATGGACCACCACCGGCGGCGCCCCCGCCCCGCCCCCGGCCGGGCAATCGTCGCGCCCGCAGCGACACCCCAGCCGATCCGCCCCGCCGACCAACGCCCCCAGGGCATCCGCGCGCCGCTCAACCCGCGAGCGCGGGTCCCCGGCACACACCGTGCCCGCCAGCTTGTCCAACCGTTGATCGAGCGCGCGGGCATCCGGGGTCAGCACGTAGCCGCGCAACTGTGAGAGCCCGCCCACCCCCTCGTCGAACTCCACCCGGCGCCCGGGCCGTTCCTCACGCCGACGCCGCACCGCATCGGCGTCGACCCGGGCCACGATCCTGTCGACGGCCCCGGCCACCCGGCTCCGCGTCATCGAGGGCCACCGCGCCACCGCCACCGCCAACTGCCCATCCACGGCAGCCAAAATGTCCGGATCGGTGATCAAGTCGGTGCGGTAGACGATGGTGGCGAACAACCGGAAGTCGATATCCCCGGCCGCAAAGACCGCCCCCACCTGCGGCAACCGCTCGCGCATGGCCCGCGCATAGTGCACCCGGCTGGCGGCCAACCCCTGCCCGATCCGCAACGCCGCCCCCACCTCGGCGGCCACCGCCGCCATCGTGTCGATCGCCCAGTCCTCGGCCTCCTCACCCTGGGCCAGCCGATACCCGAACAACTCCCCGATGGCCACCAAACCCGCCGCGGCCGCCCTGTTCTCCGTCCGCGCGGCAGCCGTGATCCGATCCACCAAGCCCGCCGGAGCCGCCTGCCCTTCGAACATACAAGCGAGTAAACCAGAGGGGTCTGACACGGCGATCGGACCGCTCGCCCCGATGGACTCCGCGTGGCCGCCCGGTCAGCGGCAAGACCGACCCGGATCGTGGCTCAGGGCTTGGCCAGCAGGTGCCGAGTCCGGTCCGCCATCACCGGAACGCCATTGCGGCCCTTGACATCCTGGGCGTAAAGACCGACCGCGTAGGCCACACCCCCACCGTTGATCCCCAGTGCGCTGCGGTCGATGTGGTCGAGGGTGTCGGTCTTCTCGTGATAGTTGGGGTCGAAGGGCTGGCCGGCGGTGCCGCCCCACAGCTTGGCCTGCTCCTCGGACTTCTTGCTCTCGGCCCCGGAGAACAGCCCGCCCGCGGGGATGCCGGCCAGCGTGAACCCGTCGTAGTCCGAGCGCCCGTCGAACGCGGTGTCCTGCGCGGTCTTGCCGGCGTTGTCCAGGTAGGCGGCCAGCGTGCGTTCGATACCGGCCGAGCCCTCCGGCACCACCGGCTGGCCGCGGGAATCCGCCGGCAGCGACTGGTCCCCGTCGTAGGTGAAGTAGCCGGGGTTGGGCGATGCCAGCATGTCGAAATTCAGATACAGAGCAATGGCTTTGAGTCCCTTGACGTCCAGGGACTCGACATAGTTGCGCGAGCCGATGAGCCCGAGTTCCTCGGCACCCCAGAATCCGAACCGCACCGCGTTGTGCACCTGCGGCGAATTCCCTAGCTGGACCGCGGTTTCCAGAACCGCGGCGACCCCGGATCCGTTGTCGTTGATCCCGGGCCCGGCGGCCACGCTGTCCAGATGCGCGCCCGCCATCACGACATCGGTGGGCGAGCCCGTCTTGGTCTGGGCGATCACGTTGCGGGCTTTGAAGTTCTGGCTGGAGGCAACCAGCTTGATCGTGGTCGGGCCCGGCTGGGCGCGCAGTCGCAGGCCGGTGGACTTGGTGACGCTCACCACCGGGATCTTGACGTCGGTGTTGGCCCCGAGCGTGCCACCCATCTGCTGTTCGTCGACGTTGTCAGCGACGATCATCGCCACCGCGCCGGCCTGGGCGGCTGCGTCCTCCTTCTGCGCGAAGGGGCACGTGCCGCGGTCCACCAGCACCACCGCGCCGCGCGCCGGCAACCGGTCGTAGTCAGCGGGCTTGCAGCCCGACGCATCTCCGGTGGCGGGGACGACCACCAGCGGGCCGCTCACCCCGTCCGCCGGGGTGCCCAGGCTGAACTCCAGCGCGTGCGCCTCCACGGTCGCGCCGCCGACCGTCACCATCGGCTTCTCGGCGTGGAAGACGCGCGCCGAGAACTCGGGCGTCTGGACGTCGAAACCGCTGTGGCGCAACGTCTCGACGACATAGTCGACGCTGGCCTCGTACCCGGGCGTACCGACGGCCCGGGTGCCGTTGTTGGCGTTGGCGATGTCCTGCAGTTTGGACAGGCGCGCCATCATCGCGTCGGTGGTGACCTTGCGATGCAGGGTGGTCGCGAACTTCACCGCGTCGGCGTTGCCGGTCGCCTGCTGGTATTTGGTGGAGCAGTGGGAGCAGCCGGTCGACAGCGCGGCCAGGGCGACGACTGCCAGTACCGCCGCGGGCGGCTTTGATTTGTTCAGCATCGCGCCCCAGGTTAGACCCGGATCAGGCGTGTAGTGCGTGCAACGGCGCGAACGGCATGTTGCGCACCACCAACCAGCCCCTCACCATGACCAGTGTCACCGCCGCCGACCACCCGCCACCCGACCGTAGGTCCACGCCAGGTACGCCCACGCCGACAGCACCACCGCCAGCAGGTCCAGCGCGTTGAACCGGGTGGCGCCGAGCAGATCGCCGTGCAGCAGGCAGTACAGCATGCGCAGGCTGCCGAAGCCGGGGCAGTCGATTCCCAGCAGCTCCTTGGTCGGGCAGACCGGCAGCGGGCCGTTAGGCGTCGTCGGGTCGCCCACCCAGACCGCGCCACACACCGCCGCCGCGGCCGCGGCCACCGCCAGCGACGCCCCCAGGCCCGCCGCGACCGGCCCCCGGCGGGTCACTATCAGCGCGAGCCCCGCTTCAGAACATCGCGGCAAGCATCGCCGTGCTGGTGTCGGAGGCGTTGAAGGCGCCCGCCAGAGCCGGGATCACGTTGATCGCGATGACGACCAGGCGATGATGACCGACCACATCACCCACTTCTTGGCACTGTCGGCGGAGGCCTGCGCCTCGACGTAACGCCCCTGGGCCCATAGCGCGTTGACCTGACCGGACTTGACGGTCGCCACGATCCCGAACGGAAGGCAACAGGGCCGGGGTATGGCATAGTCGGCGCATAGCCCTACTGATCCCGGTTCAGGAGTTTCGGTTTGTCCCATTCCAGCAATGCACTGCGGATCGCGGCGCTCACGGTGCTCGCGCTCGGCCTGGTCTGCACGGGCGCCGCCCCCGCCACCGCCGATCCCAACACGGGAAACCAGTCCGACATCGACACGCTGTCCAACACGCTGTCGAAGGGGTACGAACTGAAAGACTGCACCCCCCAACCCATCGCACCGGGCCAGCTGGCCTCGCTGCAGTGCGGCCAGAGCCGCGATCCCAACGGGCCCGCCGAGGCGAAGTACATCCTGTTCAGCAATGGCAACGATCTGGGCAACATGTTCAAAACCAGCATCAAAGAGGAAACCCTGGCCAACTGCGGGAACGAGAAGTCCCCGACGAAGTGGCACCAGGGCAGCTCCGCCACCAGTAACGCCGGGCAGGTGGCGTGCGGGTCCTTCCAGGACGCCGCCGAGGTCATCTGGACCGTCGACGCCAAGAACGTGTTGAGCTACATCCGGGCGTCCAACAACGACGTCCCCGCGCTCTATGAGTGGTGGCGGAACAACGGCTGACTACGCTTGGGCGACAACGAGTTCGGCGACCGCGCGCATCCCGGCGGCATTGGGGTGCAGCGGCGCCGGCCGGCCCCGTAGCGGTAGCCCGGGCCTGGTCGTCCAGGGGTCGGCCGACCACGCGTGATGCGCCCGGCTGGCCGCGGCGGCGCCGACGAGTTCGCAGCCGGTAGCCGCCGCCGCGTCGGCCGTGAGCCGTTCGAGGGCGGCGGCCACATGGCGGCCCAGGCCGGCATCCGCCGCGGTGAGCGGGGGCGCCGCGACGTCCGCGGGTGGCAGGATCGTCAAATAGTCGACGAAGCAGACCCGTGCGTACGCGGCACGCTGCCGCACGGCGGCACCGACGGCGCACAGCGCGTCGAAAACCTGCTCCAGGGCACGCTCGCGGGCGTCGCGGTCCAGCAACTCCGCGATGCGACCGCCCAGCACCGGCAGCCGCCGGACCGGGCGCGGCAGCGCGGCGGCCATGAGCAGGGGAACGTAGCCGACGTCGTTGCCGCCGACGGTGATCGTCACCAACGTTTCCGACCCGTCCAGCGCGTCGATCTGGGGTGGCCGGCCGTGCTGGCGCTCGGCGAGCACGTGCGCGGTGGTCGCGCCGGAGAACGTGACGTCGACCAGTTTCAGGTTGCAGCGTTGGGCGACCAGGTGCGGGTAGTTGCGCGCCGAGCGGCCCGACCAGCGTGGCGCGTCCGCGGCGCGGGGCCGGATACCGGGACCGGCGGCCATCGAACTGCCCAGCGCGACATAACGTTCCATCGCCACGACCGTCATCGCTCCGGCGACGACGCCTGCGCCCAGAACCGCTTGGGGATCCGACCCGCGCGCCGGGCCAGGTGGCCGGCGGTGACGGCGGCGGCCATCGCGGCGGCCATGGCCGGCGGATCGGCGGCCCGGGTCACGGCCGTGGCCAACAGCACGGCGTCGCAACCCAGTTCCATCGCCAGCGCGGCGTCGCTGGCCGTGCCGATGCCGGCGTCGAGCACCACCGGCACGCCGGCCCGGGCGACGATCATCTCGATGTTGTGCGGGTTGCCGATGCCCAGGCCCGTCCCGATCGGCGAGCCCAGGGGCATCACCGCCGCGCACCCGGTGTCCTCCAGCCGGCGCGCCAGGGCCGGGTCGTCGTTGGTGTAGGGCAGGACGACGAATCCATCGTCGACCAGTTGCTCCGCGGCCCGGACCAATTCGAGCGCGTCGGGGAGCAGGGTGCGTTCGTCGGCGATCACCTCGAGCTTGACCCAGTTGGTGTCGAGCGCCTCGCGGGCCAGCTGCGCGGTGAGCACGGCCTCGGCCGCGCTGCGGCAGCCCGCGGTGTTGGGCAGCGGCGTGATGCCGAGCCGGTTGAGCAGGTCCAGCAGTCCGGTGCGCCCCTCGGCGTCGACACGGCGGATCGCGACGGTGGTCAGCTCGGTGCCCGAGGCGACCAGCGCCTCTTCGAGCACCGCGAGGTTGGCCGCGCCGCCGGTGCCCATGATGAGCCGCGAGGCGAAGCTGCGGTCGGCGATCGTCAGTTTCGAGTCAGCCACCCTGCACCGCCGTCACGACCTCGATCCGCGCGCCGTCGAAAAGCGTTGTCGCCCAGTCCGAACGCGGCAACAACGACGAGTCCAGGGCTACCGCCACGCCGCGGTCCGGCAACCCCAGCGACTCCAGCAGCCCGGCGACCGTCGTATGCTCGCCGACCTCGACCTCTTCCTCGTTGACCACGACGATCATCGCTGCGCCCCGACCGGCTCGAGCTCGGCGAGGATGTGTTCGGCGGTCCACGGCGCCAACAGGAAGCCCGACCGCCCGTGACCGGCGGCCACCAGCGTGCGCGCGTCCAGCCGTCCCACGAGCGGCAGGTTGTCGGGCGTCATCGGGCGCAGGCCCGCGGCGCACTCGGCCAGCTCGTACTCGCCCAGCGCGGGCAGCACCGCGCACGCGTCGTCGAGCAGGTCACGCACCCCGGACACCACCGGGGCGGTGTCGTGACCGTGTTCGTACTGGGTGGCCCCGACGACCACCCCGTCGTGACGCGGCACCAGGTACACCTGCCGCCCGTGCACACGGGCCCGAATCACCCTCTGCGGCACCGGCATACACCCCTTTCTCCAGCGCAGACGCAGCACCTCGCCCTTCACCGGGCGCACCGGCAGGCCGGGCCACAGCGCGGGCGCGTCCACGCCGTTGGCGATCACCACCGCGTCGCCGCCGGCTCCGGACAATTCGCTCACCGGCGGGGCCCAGCGCACCCCGAGGCGCTCGCAGTCCGCGCCCAGCGCGTCGAGCACGCCCCGGTTGTCCACCGCCAGCTCGGTGGGCGCCCGGAATCCGTGCCGGATGCCCTGCGCCAGCAGGGGTTCGACGTCACGGGCCGCCGACTCCCAGATCACGGGATGGCCCTGCGCGGAGAGCCAGTCGGCCACGGTGCGCAGGTCCGCGACGTCGGCCCGGTCGACGGCGACCACCAGCGACTCGCGCGCGGTGACCACCTCGGGCGGCAGGCCGTCCAGGAACCCGCCCTCGCGCCACAGCCGCAGCGACTCCAGGCCCAGGTGCAGCAACCGCTCCTCGCCGGGCCAGCCCTCGCTGTGCGGGGCCAGCATCCCGCCGGCCACCCAGGAGGCGCCCCGGTCCCCGGTGCGGTGCACCCGCACCGACCAGCCGGCGCGCGCCGCCG is part of the Mycobacterium sp. HUMS_12744610 genome and encodes:
- the thiC gene encoding phosphomethylpyrimidine synthase ThiC, yielding MTTTIEPSVTTGPIAGSDKAYLDVAGPDGGAALRVPFRRVNLSTGDHFDLYDTSGPYTDPEAVIDLAAGLPARPGVVRDRGTQLQRARAGEITAEMAFIAAREGVPAELVRDEVARGRAVIPANHNHPESEPMVIGKAFAVKVNANIGNSAVTSSIAEEVDKMVWATRWGADTIMDLSTGKNIHETREWIMRNSPVPVGTVPIYQALEKVNGDPTELTWEIYRDTVLEQCEQGVDYMTVHAGVLLRYVPLTAKRVTGIVSRGGSIMAAWCLAHHQESFLYTNFEELCDIFARYDVTFSLGDGLRPGSIADANDAAQFAELRTLGELTKIAKSHGAQVMIEGPGHVPMHKIVENVRLEEELCEEAPFYTLGPLATDIAPAYDHITSAIGAAIIAQAGTAMLCYVTPKEHLGLPDRKDVKDGVIAYKIAAHSADLAKGHPRAQERDDALSKARFEFRWNDQFALSLDPDTAREYHDETLPAEPAKTAHFCSMCGPKFCSMRITQDVRDFAAEHGLETEEDIEAMLANGMAEKSREFAEHGKRVYLPITQ
- a CDS encoding alpha/beta family hydrolase produces the protein MNLDPIAGTAHEPAGAARGVVVLTHGAGGNRESVLLQQVCDEWARRGWLAVRYDLPYRRRRPTGPPSGSAATDRAGIVEAIALCRGLAGGPLIAGGHSYGGRQTSMVVAAGEASPVDVDLLTLFSYPVHPPGKPERARTEHLPQITAPTVFTHGASDPFGTIAELRAAAALIAAPTEVVEIAGARHDLRSKTLDVPALAVDAALRLLA
- a CDS encoding LLM class F420-dependent oxidoreductase produces the protein MELGVHFIDFLPGDPAALGPTLADAATAAEYGGATLFTLADHLFQMENVGRADDPFLEGYTSLGFLAGRTSTIELGLLVTGVTYRYPGLLAKAVTTLDVLSGGRSLLGLGAAWYDREHIALGIPYPPLSARFEMLEETLQICAQMWSDDNGPYDGKHYRLAETICVPQPVRRPPVLIGGDGERKTLRLVAQYADVWNSTTSDPGELQHKVDVLHRHCDAVGRDPAEIRKAVGVPADPFAAPDEYLRTVERYAALGIGMINAGPLPGNPDPVGFIRRLGDELIPRLGEIG
- a CDS encoding MarR family winged helix-turn-helix transcriptional regulator, with the translated sequence MDGTGDSAAAAARDLRVVIGRLRRRLREVAVDGDLTPSQTAVLIRLWKEGPSSAGVLAGAERIRPQSMAAIVAALGRRGLIERSPDPEDGRRQVISLTEAGRERAASDRQAREEWLARTMQERYTERERRVILDALSLLERLTE
- a CDS encoding HNH endonuclease signature motif containing protein, which produces MFEGQAAPAGLVDRITAAARTENRAAAAGLVAIGELFGYRLAQGEEAEDWAIDTMAAVAAEVGAALRIGQGLAASRVHYARAMRERLPQVGAVFAAGDIDFRLFATIVYRTDLITDPDILAAVDGQLAVAVARWPSMTRSRVAGAVDRIVARVDADAVRRRREERPGRRVEFDEGVGGLSQLRGYVLTPDARALDQRLDKLAGTVCAGDPRSRVERRADALGALVGGADRLGCRCGRDDCPAGGGAGAPPVVVHVLAEQSTVHGGGAPGSQVCADGLISPDLVAELAATATLVPLVHPGDAAPEPGYVPSKALADFVRCRDLTCRWPGCERPSFDCELDHTIPYAQGGPTHAANLKCYCKTHHLVKTFLGWAEKQLPDGTLILTAPSGHTYVTTPGSALLFPSLARAVGGCPAPEIDIPPQGYCGDRSATMPRRRRTRPQDRAYRVAAERRRNREARAARKSASHIYFGPAPPAADDDPPPF
- the thiD gene encoding bifunctional hydroxymethylpyrimidine kinase/phosphomethylpyrimidine kinase, which codes for MNYLPVPAPGTTPRRVLTIAGSDSGGGAGIQADLRTIALLGVHACVAVTAVTVQNTLGVKGFHAVPGDVVAGQMEAVVTDIGIQAAKTGMLASADIVGTVAATWRRLQPAVPLVVDPVCASMHGDPLLAPSALECLREQLFPLAALVTPNLDEVRLLVGVDVVDEQSQRAAATALHALGPRWVLVKGGHLRSSGHSRDLLYDGGEFHAFDAARVPTGNDHGGGDTLAAAIACALAHGFAVPEAVAFGKRWVTECLRAAYPLGRGHGPVSPLFRLS
- a CDS encoding TetR/AcrR family transcriptional regulator; this encodes MLLFYERGFRDTSMDDIAAAVGMQPSGLYRHFPGKADILAAAYRRAADRLSGDVVRVLGRIADPRRALAELIDSYVTRSLARPEVAYVYYTERHHLPTSELLMLDTIQQSTVDAWARLATAVRPELSAGRARYAVHAAYAVTVDLGRLVRRDSVGFARSAARRLTEVIMLGPRRKG